One Lactobacillus sp. CBA3606 DNA segment encodes these proteins:
- the yajC gene encoding preprotein translocase subunit YajC: MGQLTSVLFIVVMFAFLYFFMIRPQRKQQQQHQQMLSKIKRGDKVATIGRLHGVVDEVNEADKTVTLDCDGIFLVFDLSAIAKIAPNEADAAATAAPKADAEVATSAESHIDSAASNVDSAATSADSAADDSEAK; encoded by the coding sequence ATGGGTCAACTAACATCAGTTCTTTTCATTGTGGTTATGTTCGCATTTTTGTACTTCTTCATGATCCGGCCACAACGGAAACAACAACAACAACATCAACAAATGTTAAGCAAAATCAAACGCGGCGATAAAGTTGCGACGATTGGTCGGTTACACGGTGTCGTTGATGAAGTCAACGAAGCTGATAAGACTGTCACGTTAGATTGCGACGGGATTTTCTTAGTTTTCGATTTAAGTGCGATTGCTAAGATTGCGCCAAACGAAGCTGACGCCGCTGCAACGGCTGCACCAAAAGCCGATGCTGAAGTTGCCACTAGTGCTGAAAGTCATATTGATTCAGCTGCTAGTAACGTTGACAGTGCCGCTACTAGTGCGGATAGTGCTGCTGACGATTCTGAAGCTAAATAA